The following coding sequences are from one Novipirellula caenicola window:
- a CDS encoding WYL domain-containing transcriptional regulator, which yields MARNEQLIRQHKLLQLLEMSRFGKTLDELRDDLVSDLGLTTLHERTVRRDVEALQAAGFDIQSETLERGKVFKLGRNNKGVHEIGISATELIALSIGRELLYPLLGTQYWRGIETFWNKVREVIPDGVFEHYDRYRKTLYVFGSPNKTYEQHEGMLKTLNRAILEHRVVEIQYASVGKPVSTRRIEPYGLAVYQSSIYVVATAPEVKEPSQRLRNWKLDRFRHAVALDEYFKPDPSIELADRLGRGIGIFSGESPTIVHIRLGERAAAWVSEDPWHPEQRMELQDDGTSILTVPAAHPREVLPKVLSLGVDAEVLEPKEFRDAVAEAVQGMAAKY from the coding sequence ATGGCACGCAACGAACAACTGATTCGCCAACACAAACTGCTTCAACTGTTAGAAATGTCACGCTTCGGCAAGACGCTTGACGAATTACGCGATGACTTGGTCAGCGACTTGGGGCTAACGACCCTGCACGAGCGAACGGTTCGTCGAGACGTCGAAGCGCTGCAAGCGGCCGGTTTTGACATCCAAAGCGAGACGCTCGAACGCGGCAAAGTCTTCAAGCTGGGCCGCAACAACAAGGGCGTTCACGAGATCGGGATCTCTGCGACCGAATTGATTGCGTTGTCGATCGGACGTGAATTGCTGTACCCACTGCTGGGCACCCAATATTGGCGAGGGATCGAGACGTTCTGGAACAAGGTTCGTGAAGTGATTCCCGACGGCGTTTTTGAACACTACGACCGCTACCGAAAAACGCTGTATGTGTTCGGATCGCCCAACAAAACGTACGAACAACACGAAGGGATGCTGAAAACGCTCAATCGTGCGATTCTCGAACACCGAGTCGTCGAGATCCAATACGCGTCGGTGGGCAAACCGGTTTCGACGCGGCGAATCGAACCCTATGGATTGGCGGTTTACCAGAGCAGCATCTATGTGGTCGCAACGGCGCCGGAAGTCAAAGAGCCGAGCCAGCGGCTGCGAAACTGGAAACTCGACCGGTTTCGCCATGCGGTGGCGTTAGACGAATATTTCAAGCCCGACCCCAGCATCGAACTGGCCGATCGATTGGGGCGAGGCATTGGAATTTTTTCGGGCGAATCACCGACAATCGTCCACATCCGCCTGGGCGAGCGAGCTGCCGCGTGGGTCAGCGAAGACCCCTGGCACCCCGAACAACGAATGGAGCTGCAGGACGATGGCACGTCGATCCTGACCGTGCCAGCCGCCCATCCTCGCGAAGTCCTGCCCAAAGTGCTGTCGCTGGGGGTGGACGCCGAGGTATTGGAGCCGAAAGAATTCCGCGACGCCGTCGCCGAAGCAGTGCAAGGCATGGCGGCAAAGTACTGA
- the cysD gene encoding sulfate adenylyltransferase subunit CysD — MSDYNLTHLKQLEAESIHIIREVVSEFNKPVMLYSIGKDSAVLLHLARKAFAPAKIPFPLLHVDTTWKFREMIEFRDNLVKKELGLDLLVYINEEGLKHDIKPWEDSERHTELMKTDALKAALNKYGFDAAFGGARRDEEKSRAKERVFSFRDKAHRWDPKNQRPELWNLYNGRVNKGESIRVFPMSNWTELDVWQYIHLENIPIVPLYLSAPRKVVNRNGVLLMRNDDRMPLLEGEKEETRMVRFRTLGCYPLSGAVESEATTLPEVIQEMLLATTSERQGRIIDQDEGGAGMEEKKRRGYF; from the coding sequence ATGTCGGATTATAACCTAACTCACCTCAAGCAACTTGAAGCCGAGAGCATTCACATTATTCGTGAAGTGGTCTCGGAATTTAACAAGCCCGTCATGCTGTATTCGATCGGCAAGGACTCGGCGGTGCTGTTGCATTTGGCACGAAAAGCGTTTGCTCCTGCCAAGATCCCGTTCCCGCTGTTGCATGTCGACACGACGTGGAAATTCCGCGAGATGATCGAGTTCCGCGACAACTTGGTGAAAAAAGAGCTCGGTTTGGACCTGCTCGTTTACATCAACGAAGAGGGGCTGAAGCACGACATCAAACCGTGGGAAGACAGCGAGCGGCATACGGAATTGATGAAGACCGACGCGCTGAAGGCGGCGTTGAACAAGTACGGTTTCGATGCTGCCTTTGGTGGTGCCCGGCGTGACGAAGAAAAGAGCCGTGCGAAAGAACGCGTCTTCAGTTTCCGTGACAAGGCGCATCGCTGGGATCCCAAGAACCAACGCCCCGAGCTGTGGAATCTGTACAACGGCCGGGTGAACAAGGGCGAATCGATTCGCGTTTTTCCGATGAGCAATTGGACGGAACTGGATGTTTGGCAATACATCCACTTGGAAAACATTCCGATCGTCCCGCTGTACTTGTCCGCCCCTCGCAAGGTGGTCAATCGAAACGGCGTGCTGCTGATGCGAAACGACGACCGCATGCCGCTGTTGGAAGGCGAAAAGGAAGAAACCCGCATGGTTCGCTTCCGCACGCTCGGTTGTTATCCGCTGTCCGGCGCGGTTGAAAGCGAAGCGACAACGCTGCCCGAAGTGATCCAGGAGATGTTGTTGGCGACGACCAGTGAACGACAAGGCCGCATCATCGACCAAGACGAAGGCGGCGCCGGCATGGAAGAAAAGAAACGCCGAGGATACTTCTAG
- the rsmG gene encoding 16S rRNA (guanine(527)-N(7))-methyltransferase RsmG, translating to MSLDPEFAAALDAHSMEIDEVIALKLQAYAETMWRWNEQLNLTRHTTWDLYVSRDLRDCLQLAPLLEAGEEVLDLGSGNGVPGIPLAILRPDIDVSLAESVAKRANALGEIIEELELPVPVYAARGEDLLEDFRFSSVVSRAVGSIAKFCRWIEPHWASVDRLLLIKGPKWVEERGEARHLGALANLQLRRVATYPLGDDEASEGVILQIWPAGARGARYN from the coding sequence ATGTCATTGGATCCTGAATTCGCTGCTGCCCTTGACGCTCATTCGATGGAAATCGACGAGGTGATCGCGCTAAAGCTGCAGGCCTATGCCGAAACGATGTGGCGATGGAACGAGCAATTGAACTTGACCCGTCACACGACCTGGGACCTGTATGTCAGCCGCGATCTACGTGATTGCTTGCAATTAGCTCCACTTCTAGAGGCGGGCGAGGAGGTCTTGGATTTGGGCAGTGGCAACGGAGTTCCTGGAATTCCGCTGGCGATTTTGCGGCCTGATATCGACGTTTCGCTGGCTGAATCGGTTGCCAAGCGAGCCAACGCGTTGGGCGAGATCATCGAAGAACTTGAGCTTCCCGTGCCGGTTTACGCCGCTCGCGGCGAAGATTTGCTCGAGGATTTCCGTTTTTCGAGCGTCGTCAGCCGTGCGGTCGGCAGTATCGCGAAATTTTGTCGCTGGATCGAACCCCACTGGGCCAGCGTCGATCGTCTGCTGCTGATCAAAGGTCCAAAATGGGTCGAAGAGCGGGGCGAAGCACGTCATCTCGGGGCGCTCGCCAATTTGCAATTGCGGCGAGTCGCAACTTATCCGCTGGGCGATGACGAGGCCAGCGAAGGGGTGATTCTGCAGATTTGGCCCGCAGGGGCCCGCGGTGCTCGATACAACTAA
- a CDS encoding gamma-glutamylcyclotransferase family protein translates to MLTSVFVYGTLKRGQCRESLWPCAPQSIQVAWTRGTLFDRHDYPAMQAGEDRVLGEFWSFTDDQMPQVLRVLDQIEGTNQPGFDDLYHRVRVEVHTIDGQPLGTAFGYHYATDPLGDGFTRVVPAEPDAWVQWP, encoded by the coding sequence ATGCTGACATCGGTCTTTGTTTACGGAACGCTCAAACGGGGGCAATGTCGCGAATCGCTTTGGCCGTGTGCTCCGCAATCCATTCAAGTCGCTTGGACACGGGGGACGCTGTTTGATCGTCACGATTATCCGGCAATGCAGGCGGGCGAGGACCGAGTGCTGGGCGAATTCTGGAGCTTTACCGACGATCAAATGCCGCAAGTGCTGCGTGTTTTGGACCAGATCGAAGGGACGAATCAGCCGGGTTTTGATGATCTTTACCACCGCGTCCGGGTTGAGGTTCACACGATCGATGGCCAGCCTCTGGGGACCGCGTTTGGCTATCATTACGCCACTGATCCGCTCGGCGATGGATTCACCCGCGTCGTTCCGGCCGAACCCGATGCGTGGGTCCAGTGGCCGTAG
- the cysN gene encoding sulfate adenylyltransferase subunit CysN: MSHKSDLIATDIEAYLKQHEHKQLLRFITCGSVDDGKSTLIGRLLYDSKMIYEDQLSQLEADSKKIGTTGGDFDPALLTDGLKAEREQGITIDVAYRYFSTAKRKFIIADTPGHEQYTRNMATGASSADLAVILIDARHGVLTQTRRHSFIVSLLGIRHVIVAVNKMDIVDFDEQRFNEICDDYRAFATRLDLPDLHFIPISALKGDNLVDRSENMPWYSGSTLMNFLETVYIGSDRNLQDFRLPVQYVNRPNLNFRGFCGTISSGIIRPGEEIMVLPSRQKSKVKEIVTFDGNLDEAFAPLSITLTLEDEIDASRGDMIVREGNLPKSRDHIDAMLVWMDAGAMVPGKTYLFKHTTQTLPGTIDTLKYRVDVNTLHREPAPQLELNEIGRVSISLSGPIHFDAYRRNRSTGAFIVIDRITNATVAAGMILDKSGDNDSKSIWDDDLQASDSGDPNEVSAVTPAEREARFGQKPATILLTGLTGSGKTSIALAVERKLFEEGRAAAMIDGESVRRGLSRDLGFSAADRSENLRRSAHLAQALNQAGMICVAAFVAPSEEVRSKVGKLIGEDRFLVIHVATPVNVCRTRDTKGQYAKADAGELLNFPGVTAEYDEPKNPDLTLDASQQSIDECADAIIKLLRTQGIIR, translated from the coding sequence ATGTCCCACAAATCTGACCTGATCGCCACCGATATCGAAGCCTACCTGAAGCAACACGAGCACAAGCAGTTGCTGCGGTTCATTACGTGTGGCAGTGTTGACGATGGCAAAAGCACGTTGATCGGCCGCTTGCTGTACGACAGCAAGATGATTTACGAAGATCAACTGTCGCAGCTTGAAGCCGACTCGAAAAAGATCGGCACCACCGGCGGCGATTTTGACCCCGCCTTGCTGACCGACGGACTAAAGGCTGAACGCGAACAAGGCATCACGATCGACGTGGCCTATCGCTACTTCAGCACGGCGAAACGAAAATTCATCATCGCCGACACGCCCGGGCACGAACAATACACTCGCAACATGGCCACCGGTGCAAGCTCCGCCGACTTGGCGGTGATCTTGATCGATGCGCGTCACGGCGTGCTAACGCAAACGCGGCGTCACAGCTTTATCGTTTCGCTGTTGGGAATCCGCCACGTGATCGTGGCGGTCAACAAGATGGACATCGTCGATTTTGACGAGCAGCGATTCAACGAAATCTGCGATGATTATCGCGCGTTCGCAACCCGATTGGACCTGCCCGATTTGCACTTCATTCCGATCAGTGCACTCAAAGGGGACAACCTTGTTGACCGCAGCGAGAACATGCCGTGGTACAGCGGCAGCACGCTGATGAATTTCTTGGAAACCGTGTACATCGGCAGCGACCGAAACCTGCAAGATTTCCGTTTGCCCGTCCAATACGTGAACCGTCCGAACCTTAATTTCCGCGGTTTCTGTGGCACGATTTCCTCGGGCATTATCCGGCCGGGCGAAGAGATCATGGTGCTGCCGAGCCGACAAAAATCCAAGGTCAAAGAGATCGTCACGTTTGACGGCAATCTAGACGAAGCGTTTGCTCCGCTGTCGATCACGTTGACGCTCGAGGATGAAATCGACGCCAGCCGCGGTGACATGATCGTCCGCGAAGGCAACCTTCCCAAGAGCCGCGATCATATCGATGCCATGTTGGTTTGGATGGACGCCGGCGCCATGGTGCCTGGTAAAACGTACCTCTTCAAACACACCACTCAAACGCTGCCAGGCACGATCGACACACTGAAATATCGTGTGGATGTAAACACATTGCATCGCGAGCCCGCTCCGCAGTTGGAACTGAATGAGATTGGACGTGTCAGCATCTCGCTAAGCGGCCCCATTCATTTCGATGCTTATCGCCGTAACCGCAGCACCGGTGCCTTTATCGTGATCGACCGGATCACCAACGCCACCGTCGCAGCCGGGATGATCTTGGACAAATCGGGCGATAACGATTCCAAGAGCATTTGGGATGACGATTTGCAAGCGAGCGATTCGGGCGATCCGAACGAAGTTTCCGCGGTGACGCCTGCCGAACGGGAAGCTCGTTTTGGCCAAAAACCGGCCACGATCCTGTTGACCGGATTGACCGGCAGCGGCAAGACGTCGATCGCCTTGGCTGTCGAGCGCAAGCTGTTCGAGGAAGGTCGCGCCGCAGCGATGATCGATGGCGAAAGCGTGCGACGTGGATTGAGTCGCGACCTCGGTTTTTCCGCCGCCGACCGCAGCGAAAACCTTCGCCGTAGTGCTCACTTGGCCCAAGCACTGAACCAAGCGGGCATGATTTGCGTTGCCGCGTTTGTGGCGCCGTCCGAAGAGGTGCGAAGCAAGGTCGGCAAGCTGATCGGCGAAGACCGTTTCTTGGTGATCCATGTGGCGACCCCGGTGAACGTATGCCGAACACGAGACACCAAAGGCCAATACGCCAAAGCCGACGCCGGTGAACTGTTGAATTTCCCCGGGGTTACCGCCGAGTACGACGAACCCAAAAATCCTGATTTGACGCTCGATGCGAGCCAACAGAGCATTGATGAATGTGCGGACGCCATCATCAAACTGTTGCGAACGCAGGGAATCATCCGCTAG